The Pirellulales bacterium sequence TCGGCTACGACATGAACTTCTACTGTCTCGATCTGACCAATACGGCCCAGGTCCGCAGCTACCGCACGCCCGAGGCCGCGTATGTGATCTTCTGCCAAGCCGAGGATCGGGAGTTCGCCGAGATCGAAGAAATCTTCCGCGCGATCACGGTCAGCTTGCTCCGCTAGCGATGCTCTTCTCGGGGGCCCTCCTTCCCGGCATCCATCGCAGGCCGATGCTTGCCGGGCCATGCCCACAGTGCGTCGGATTGAATGCAATTCTTGTAAGTCTTACAACAATGAATCGCCGGACTCGGGACACGAAAGCTGGCACAGCAAGCGGCAACTCCCGGTGAAAACGCGAGATCGGGCAATCGGACCACAGCAAGAGACAAATCGAAAGCGAATTGGCACGCCAACTGCTTTAGGAGATATCCCGTCGGAGACCCAATCAGCCCTGAGGCTTCCCGCAGCCTCAGGGCCGATTTCCGGCGACAACAGATTGTTGGACCGTGAATCTTAGAAATTCGTCGCGACACACCGCGATGTAAGCCCGCAACGGGCGAAAGTCATTTTTTCACGGTTAAAGGGCCCGGTTGGCCACCCCGCAGGCCAACCGGGCCCCTTTTTTTGCGCCGGTGCCGTTCTGGCCTGGCGCTGTCGGCCCACTCAGGGCGACAGAGCCCCCTCCAAACGATGCATTCGGTTCCTGCCGAACCATTTATTTGCGCCAGCGAGTGCAACCGCGCTTGGCCGGCCTCATTGAGCGTTTTCTTATTGGTCCGCTATAATTTCCAGACACCGCAGCCGGCAATATTTGCCGCACGATTTCGCGGCATGTTGGGCGCGGCGCGGGAGAGAGAACGGCATCGTTCAACTCACGAGGAGCTGTTGCAATGGCAAGCGTTTCCGAAGTCTGTGCCATCACCCAGATCGGCCACACCGCGGGCGCAATCTGGCAAACCCTTTCCGAGAACGGTCCGCAAACGATTGCCCGGCTGATCAAGGAAGTCGATGCCCCGCGCGACGTCGTGTTGCAGGCGATCGGTTGGCTGGCTCGCGAGCACAAGATCGAGATCGACGAAGGTCGCTCGCGGACCGTTTCGTTGCGCTAGTCCGACGACCGAAAGTGTCCGGCAAGACGCGTCGGCGAGCGCTTCGAAGCGGGAAGTCGCGGGCCTGGTTTCGTGGTACGATGTGCGGCCATGAAACCCGCCCTCAGCCAGGTCTCGACGCTGAAATCGGCCTTCGATCTCGATATCGAAGAGTATGCCGCCGCCGCTTGCGATTGCTGCGAACTGTGGCTTGGCAAGCTGGAAACGTATCTCGACGCGCATTCGATCGATGACACCCGGCAGCTACTGGCCGATCATGCGCTGACAGCCCCCGTCGCTGCCTACCAAGGGGGCTTGCTGACGAGCCAAGGGGAAGCTCGCCGCGCGCACTGGGATCATTTCGCCCGCCGGCTGGCGCTCTTAAAGCAACTGGGGGTCGGGACCCTGGTCGTGGCTGCGGATATCTTGGGGGCGCTCACCCAGCAGGATCTGGAGCGGGTGCAATTCTCTCTGGGCCAGGGGGCCGAAATCGCGGGGCGCGAGGGTGTACGGCTGGCGCTTGAGTTTCAGGCGCAGGCGACCTTGATGAACAACCTGCAGACGGCGTCCGCATTCGTCGCCGAGGTAGGATCGCCCCACCTGGGGCTGTGCTTCGACGTATTTCAATACTACATGGGCCCCAGCAAGGAAGAGGATCTGCTCTACCTGGCGGCCGAGAACCTGTTTCACGTTCAACTGAGCGATGTCTCGGGTGTGGCGCGCGAGCTGGCTACCGATGCCGACCGCATTCTGCCCGGTGATGGAGATTTCAACTTGCAGCCGATCGTCGATCGGCTTGCCGCGATCGGTTACCGCGGTGTGGTTTCGGTCGAACTCATGAATCCGCAGATCTGGCAGATTCCGCCGCGTCAGGTGGCCGAAGTGGCAATGACGGCTTTGCGCAAATTGCTCGGCCAGGCCCGCATGCAGTAGGAGTTAGCGACGAAATCGCGTCGAATCCTGAAAAACGTGCAAGACTCGCGCCCGCCGGCAATCCAAAACCGGCGAGCAACTTTGCGGCGTGTGGCCGGAAAACAAGTTCCCTTTGCTTGTCGAAACTTCGATCAAGGCGGATAATTCGGTGAGGATGATGCGGAGCTGAGCTTGGGCTGAAGCCTGCCGCACGACCGGCGACCGCGGCGCGAAATGAGAGCGGTCGCTCGCCTCGACGAACGCACCGGATGCAGTCATGGCGGTATGCGCTCGCTCGTGACCAACTGCGGAAGGGATTGTTGGCCATGTCACGCCTCGGCCCGTTTTTATGGTGCGCGGCAGTCGTCGCATTTTTTTGCGAGTTGTCGATCGCCGACGAAGTGTCGCCTGGCTTCAGTCAGGCTGCGATCCACGATCCCTTCTCTCCACGTTATGTGCCGCTGACACCGGTCGCCGGAGGCATTCGCACGTTCAGCGTGGGAAATCTTTGGGGCGGGTACACGGTGGCTTATCCGTACTTCCCACCCAATCTCGTCGCGCCGAATCTCTATCCTTATGGCCCGTTCATGGAGATGTATTATCGGCCCGTGGTGTATCGTGCGGTTCCTCCGCCGACGCCCCCCTTTGCTCCCATCGGCGTGCAGGCCGCCGGGCTCGACGGTGGTGCGGGCGGACAGCCGGCCGGGCGCGCAGCACCGGGCGCGGTTGTGCAGGCGCTGAACGCCGGGTTTGGCGATCTCGCGGCCACCGAAGCGGCGCCGCAACCAAGACTCGGCAAGGCGCGCGCGACGAATGCCGAGGCGCGTGCCCGGTCCCAACGTTTCATCGTGTTGGGAGACCGTCATTTTGCCAAGCAGGCGTATTCGGATGCGTACTCTCGCTACAAGCTGGCGCAGCAAGCCGCACCGGACATGGGGGACGGATTCCTAAGGCAAGGATTCGCGCTGACCGCAATGGGCCGGTATGAGAACGCCGCTAAAAACCTCAAACGTGGCATTGCGCTCGCGCCGAATTGGATTAACTCGGGCTTTCGCTTGGATCAGCTGTATGGCGCGAACGCACTGGCCAAAGCCGCGCATCTGGAAGCGCTCGCGCAACAGGCGCTCAAAGGCCCCAGTTCCGATCTGCTGTTCTTGTTGGGGTTAATGCTCTACTGCGATGGGCAGGCCGAGCGGGCCGGCCCATTCTTTCTGCGCGCCAAGGAGTTAGCTGGTGGCGATGACGCGCACCTGGACGGCTTTTTGCAGAAGCTTGCGCCGGCCAATCAAGCTCCTGCCCCTGCGGAACCAGTCGCCGTAGCGAAGAAACCGGCTATCGCGCCGCCGAAAGAGCGGATCGCTCCTTTCAGCCAATTACCGGCGCCCACGGGCAATGCGGCGCGGCGCGCGACATCGCCACTCACGACTGCGCCCTCAGCCACACTACCTGCAGCGAAAGTGCCCCCAAAGACGGTGCCTGCAGCCGGGGCGCAACCGCGCAAGGAGCCGGTTCCGCCTCGCACGGCCGCACCGCAGGCGCGCGATTTGTGACGGCTCGCACGCGAGTCGCATAACGCGCGAGATTTTCCTTGACTGGCGCAATGTCGATGCGACGTCGACCGAGCCGCGATTTGCGCCGCTTCCAGAGTTTGCGCCATCGCGCGCTTGTCGACGCGGGTTCTTGTCGATCGCTCGCGTACGAACGAAATGCGATTGCCCAATTCACGCGCACGCGCCGAGAAAAGTGTGATTTCTCGTCGATTTCTCTTGCGCCCGCGCTAGCGTCGCACAAGTCATGGCACCACGTGAGATACGGCGCAATCAGCGAGCGACGATCGTCGCTGCAGCCGAGATGGCGCGCCATTTGCATCCCCCACATGTCAGAACTTTTGGCGGCCGACAAGCACGCATTCAGGGCGTTGCTTGGCGGCCGTTGTTGTCCCTATAGCAAAAAATTTTAAGACGTGGGAATAAGCAGCTTCTCACGTACCGCTGACATGAGCCAAACATTCGTATGGCATGCTACGCGTTCTGCTTCACTCAACAGACAGCCGCCGGGGTGCTCAACGGCGCCTCACGGTCACTATAAAAAGGAGGTTAGGGATATGCCGCACGGTTTCTTGATCGATATGGACGGTGTCATCTACCGCGGCCGCGAATTGATTCGCGGCGCCGATCAATTTGTGAATCAATTGATCGCACAACAGGTGCCTTTTTTCTTTCTCACCAATAACAGCCAACGCACTCGACGCGATGTCGCGACGAAGCTGCGCCGCATGGGGGTCGAGGCGGACGAAAAGCACATTTTCACGTGCGCCATGGCAACGGCTCGCTTCCTGGCGCAGCAAAAGCCGGGGGGCACGGCTTATGTCATCGGCGAAGGAGGATTGCTGAATGCCCTGCACGCGAACGGCTATTCGATCGTCGATCATGATCCGGATTACGTCGTCGTGGGCGAAGGGCGCACGATGACGATGGAAACGGTCGAGGCGGCGGTACAGATGATCGTTGCCGGGGCAAAACTCGTGGCGACGAATCTCGATCCCAACTGCCCGACGCAGCATGGCTTGCGTCCTGGTTGCGGGGCGATCGTGGCGATGCTCGAATCCGCGACGGGCGTCAAGGCGTTCAGTGTCGGCAAGCCCAGCCCCGTCATGATGCGCGCCGCGCGCAAAGAGCTGGGGCTGCGGTCCGAGGAGACGACGATCATCGGCGATACGATGGAGACCGACATCCTGGGCGGCGTGCAACTGGGCTATCGCACGGTGCTGGTCCTGTCGGGCGGGACCAACCGCGAGGACCTGATGCACTACGCGTATCGTCCGGACGTGATTCTGGAATCAATCGCCGAACTGAGCGTCACCGAATTGAGCGGCGCCAGGCAGCCAGAAGCCGAGATGGCGGCGTAGCCCCGCGCGTGGCAATGGCTGCGCCGTCTTCGGACATCAGCCACGTAGATGCAACTTCGGCGACGAGGGGGCGGAAAGCGGTCCGTCAATCCTCGTCGCCGTCGTCATCTTCCTCATCGCTCTGAGCGGCCCGCTCGCTGACGATTTCGTTGGCGCGATAGAGAAACCGGCCCAGCAAGCGCGCGTCGATCATCAGTACGGCGGCGTACAGCGGCGCACCCAGAATCGCAGTGATGATCGGCAAGTAATGCGATCCGATGCGCGTGAATTGCAGCCACGCGCCGGTGACGACCGCCATTTCCAAATTTACCAGCAACCAGCCTGAGAAGAATCCGAAGATCAGCCGCA is a genomic window containing:
- a CDS encoding winged helix-turn-helix domain-containing protein; protein product: MASVSEVCAITQIGHTAGAIWQTLSENGPQTIARLIKEVDAPRDVVLQAIGWLAREHKIEIDEGRSRTVSLR
- a CDS encoding sugar phosphate isomerase/epimerase, coding for MKPALSQVSTLKSAFDLDIEEYAAAACDCCELWLGKLETYLDAHSIDDTRQLLADHALTAPVAAYQGGLLTSQGEARRAHWDHFARRLALLKQLGVGTLVVAADILGALTQQDLERVQFSLGQGAEIAGREGVRLALEFQAQATLMNNLQTASAFVAEVGSPHLGLCFDVFQYYMGPSKEEDLLYLAAENLFHVQLSDVSGVARELATDADRILPGDGDFNLQPIVDRLAAIGYRGVVSVELMNPQIWQIPPRQVAEVAMTALRKLLGQARMQ
- a CDS encoding TIGR01457 family HAD-type hydrolase; translated protein: MPHGFLIDMDGVIYRGRELIRGADQFVNQLIAQQVPFFFLTNNSQRTRRDVATKLRRMGVEADEKHIFTCAMATARFLAQQKPGGTAYVIGEGGLLNALHANGYSIVDHDPDYVVVGEGRTMTMETVEAAVQMIVAGAKLVATNLDPNCPTQHGLRPGCGAIVAMLESATGVKAFSVGKPSPVMMRAARKELGLRSEETTIIGDTMETDILGGVQLGYRTVLVLSGGTNREDLMHYAYRPDVILESIAELSVTELSGARQPEAEMAA